In Microtus pennsylvanicus isolate mMicPen1 chromosome 17, mMicPen1.hap1, whole genome shotgun sequence, one genomic interval encodes:
- the Cpo gene encoding LOW QUALITY PROTEIN: carboxypeptidase O (The sequence of the model RefSeq protein was modified relative to this genomic sequence to represent the inferred CDS: inserted 5 bases in 3 codons; deleted 1 base in 1 codon; substituted 1 base at 1 genomic stop codon), producing MSQAGEKHAEAVIQHLPGMTYETRFTYYLKISKPSNNPKKIVWIDCGIHDRMDFPAFCHWFMKELLQNDKDNTRTSRLPKELDFLNIDGCTTXTTGHLMVPLFHDPLWRKSHSSHNNGTCHGXNINQNFIVSWCSIGASTNCQDLTFCGRESMSESETKAVSSLMESRKXDTLCFLTMQSYGQLTLIPYGYTKNKPSNYGELIQVGQKAANALKAKCGTNYRVGSSADILYAMSGSYKDWTRDXGIPFKYTVELRVNATHGFLLPEARRQPTCEETMEALLSLLDGEYENYWSPAAPGKTATNFFTSCEEILMDKHISEHKHGHIYSHALHSNLDGTMQ from the exons ATCAGCAAACCATCTAATAATCCCAAGAAGATTGTTTGGATAGACTGTGGAATTCATGACAGAATGGATTTCCCTGCTTTTTGCCATTGGTTTATGAAAGAG CTTCTACAGAATGATAAAGACAACACGAGGACCAGCAGGCTCCCTAAGGAGCTAGACTTCCTCAACATTGATGGTTGCACTACTTAGACAACA GGCCACCTCATGGTTCCTCTGTTTCATGATCCTCTCTGGAGGAAGTCCCACTCATCCCATAATAATGGCACATGTCATGG AAATATCAATCAAAATTTCATTGTCTCCTGGTGTA GTATCGGCGCATCCACAAACTGCCAAGATTTAACATTCTGTGGGAGAGAATCAATGTCGGAATCAGAGACTAAAGCAGTCTCAAGCCTTATGGAAAGCAGAAA GGACACCCTGTGCTTCCTGACCATGCAGTCTTATGGGCAGCTTACTCTCATACCATATGGCTACACCAAAAATAAACCAAGTAACTACGGAGAACTA ATTCAAGTTGGACAGAAGGCGGCAAATGCATTGAAAGCAAAGTGTGGAACCAATTATAGAGTTGGATCAAGTGCAGATATTTTAT ATGCTATGTCAGGATCCTACAAAGACTGGACTCGAG ATGGGATCCCCTTCAAATACACGGTTGAGCTGAGGGTCAACGCTACCCATGGTTTTCTT CTGCCTGAAGCCCGACGCCAGCCCACTTGTGAGGAAACCATGGAAGCTCTGCTTTCACTCCTTGATGGTGAGTATGAGAATTACTGGTCGCCAGCAGCGCCGGGAAAGACAGCCACAAA CTTTTTCACTTCTTGTGAAGAAATCCTAATGGATAAG cACATCAGTGAACACAAACACGGGCATATTTACAGCCACGCCCTACACTCTAATCTCGATGGGACGATGCAGTGA